A stretch of Bacillus pseudomycoides DNA encodes these proteins:
- a CDS encoding acetyl-CoA C-acetyltransferase has protein sequence MREAVIVAGARTPIGKAKRGSLKTVRPDDLGALVVKETLKRANNYEGPIDDLIFGCAMPEAEQGLNMARNIGGLAGLSYDVPAITINRYCSSGLQSIAYGAERIMLGHSEAVLSGGAESMSLVPMMGHVVRPNSRLVEAAPEYYMGMGHTAEQVAVKYGISREEQDAFAVRSHQRAAKALAEGKFADETVSVDVTLRTIASNNKMQEETMIFAQDEGVRADTTLDILGKLRPAFNVRGSVTAGNSSQMSDGAASVLLMDREKAVSDGMKPLAKFRSFAVAGVPPEVMGIGPIAAIPKALKLAGLELSDIGLFELNEAFASQSIQVIRELGLDEERVNVNGGAIALGHPLGCTGAKLTLSLIHEMKRRNEQFGIVTMCIGGGMGAAGVFELL, from the coding sequence ATGAGAGAAGCTGTCATTGTTGCGGGAGCAAGAACGCCAATTGGAAAGGCAAAGAGAGGTTCATTAAAAACAGTTCGACCTGATGATTTAGGAGCATTAGTAGTAAAAGAAACGTTAAAGCGTGCGAATAACTATGAGGGACCAATTGATGATTTAATTTTTGGTTGTGCGATGCCAGAAGCTGAACAAGGTTTAAACATGGCGCGTAATATCGGCGGATTAGCAGGACTTTCTTATGATGTCCCAGCTATTACAATTAACCGTTACTGTTCTTCAGGCCTGCAAAGTATCGCTTACGGTGCAGAGCGCATTATGCTTGGTCACTCTGAAGCTGTATTATCTGGTGGAGCTGAATCAATGAGTTTAGTTCCAATGATGGGGCACGTCGTTCGTCCAAATAGTCGCTTAGTAGAAGCGGCTCCAGAATATTATATGGGCATGGGCCATACAGCAGAGCAAGTTGCTGTGAAATATGGCATTTCTCGTGAAGAACAAGATGCATTTGCGGTAAGAAGCCATCAGCGTGCAGCGAAAGCATTAGCTGAAGGGAAATTTGCTGACGAAACAGTATCTGTTGATGTAACGCTTCGTACGATTGCAAGTAATAACAAAATGCAAGAAGAAACAATGATCTTCGCACAAGATGAAGGTGTAAGAGCAGATACAACTTTAGATATCTTAGGGAAATTACGTCCAGCATTTAACGTTCGCGGTTCTGTAACTGCGGGTAACTCTTCACAAATGAGTGATGGAGCAGCATCTGTCCTTCTTATGGATCGTGAAAAAGCAGTGAGCGATGGTATGAAGCCGCTTGCGAAATTCCGTTCATTTGCAGTAGCTGGTGTACCGCCAGAAGTAATGGGAATCGGACCAATTGCAGCGATTCCAAAAGCGTTAAAATTAGCAGGATTGGAGTTATCTGATATCGGCTTATTCGAGCTAAATGAAGCATTCGCATCTCAATCGATTCAAGTTATTCGTGAGCTTGGCTTAGACGAAGAAAGGGTAAATGTAAACGGCGGTGCGATTGCACTTGGACATCCACTTGGTTGTACAGGAGCAAAATTAACATTATCTCTTATTCATGAAATGAAACGTCGCAACGAGCAATTCGGTATCGTAACAATGTGTATCGGTGGTGGCATGGGAGCTGCTGGGGTATTTGAGCTACTATAA
- a CDS encoding 3-hydroxyacyl-CoA dehydrogenase/enoyl-CoA hydratase family protein: MFQIKKAAVLGSGVMGSGIAAHLANIGIPTLLLDIVPQALTKEEEAKGLTLEHKSVRNRFSNGALQKLVKQKPAPLTVKDNLALIEAGNLEDDLERLADVDWIIEVVVENLDIKKKLFEKVDAVRKPGSIVSSNTSGISVEKMAEGRSDDFQKHFLGTHFFNPPRYLKLLEIIPTKETDPQVLNFMKLFGEDVLGKGVVIAKDTPNFIGNRIGTYGLLVTLQEMIKRGYSVGEVDSVTGPLIGRPKSATFRTLDVVGLDTFVHVANNVYENVQEEERDVFKVPAFMHDMLDKKWLGSKTGQGFFLKQGKEILELDPETMEYGARKKLKAASVELSKQEKGLANKLKALVYVKDRAGELLWNIITPTLLYSAKLHKEIADDIVAIDQAMKWGFGWEQGPFEIWDAIGVEKSVQKIEENGGVVPAWVKDMLEKGFNTFYKHDNGESYYYDNGEYKLIERNKKAISLKQLKEKNGVLKKNSGASLIDLGDGILCLEFHSKSNAIGMDITQMINYAVDEVEKNYKGLVIGNQSKNFCVGANLAMILMEAQDDNYFEIEWVVKSFQDAMMKIKYCSKPVVAAPYGMTLGGGTEVCLPAASIQASSETYMGLVEVGVGLIPGGGGNKELYIKHLNKMANGVEFDLQKVANKVFESVAMAKVSTSAQEAVSRNFLGDKDGISVNGDHLLYDAKQKALALYEAGYKAPIRKKIPVVGETGYATLLLGAEAMHLSGYISEYDLHIAKKLAYVIAGGKVPYGTEVDEQYLLDVEREAFISLVSEMKSQARMQHMLVKGKPLRN; this comes from the coding sequence ATGTTCCAAATTAAAAAGGCTGCTGTTCTCGGTTCTGGCGTAATGGGCTCAGGGATTGCTGCACATTTAGCCAATATCGGTATACCAACATTACTGCTTGATATTGTGCCACAGGCGCTTACAAAAGAAGAGGAAGCGAAGGGGCTTACATTAGAACATAAAAGTGTGAGAAATCGTTTTAGTAACGGGGCACTGCAAAAATTAGTAAAGCAAAAGCCAGCTCCTCTTACGGTGAAAGATAATCTAGCGTTGATTGAAGCAGGGAATTTAGAAGATGACCTTGAGCGTCTGGCTGATGTAGATTGGATTATTGAGGTTGTTGTTGAAAACTTAGATATTAAAAAGAAACTATTTGAAAAAGTCGATGCTGTTCGTAAACCTGGCTCGATTGTGAGCTCAAATACATCAGGTATTTCCGTTGAAAAAATGGCAGAAGGTCGTTCAGATGACTTCCAAAAGCATTTCTTAGGAACACACTTTTTTAACCCACCACGTTATTTAAAACTTCTAGAGATTATACCGACAAAAGAAACAGATCCACAAGTGTTAAATTTCATGAAATTATTTGGCGAAGACGTTCTTGGAAAAGGCGTTGTTATCGCAAAAGATACACCAAACTTTATTGGGAACCGCATTGGTACGTACGGCTTGCTTGTAACATTGCAAGAAATGATTAAGCGCGGCTATAGCGTTGGGGAAGTTGATTCTGTAACAGGCCCATTAATTGGTCGTCCGAAGAGCGCAACGTTCCGCACGTTAGATGTTGTTGGTCTAGATACATTCGTTCATGTTGCGAACAATGTATATGAAAATGTACAAGAGGAAGAACGTGACGTATTTAAAGTACCAGCTTTCATGCATGACATGCTAGATAAAAAATGGCTTGGAAGTAAAACCGGTCAAGGTTTCTTCTTAAAACAAGGAAAAGAAATTTTAGAGTTAGATCCTGAAACAATGGAGTATGGAGCTCGTAAAAAATTAAAAGCTGCTTCCGTAGAGTTAAGCAAACAAGAAAAAGGATTAGCGAATAAATTGAAAGCGCTTGTATATGTGAAGGATCGTGCAGGAGAACTTTTATGGAATATCATCACGCCAACCCTTCTATATTCTGCAAAGCTTCATAAAGAAATCGCAGATGACATTGTTGCAATTGACCAAGCGATGAAATGGGGATTTGGCTGGGAGCAAGGACCATTTGAGATTTGGGATGCAATTGGCGTAGAAAAATCTGTTCAAAAGATAGAAGAAAACGGCGGGGTTGTTCCAGCATGGGTAAAAGACATGTTAGAGAAAGGATTTAATACTTTCTATAAACATGATAACGGTGAAAGCTATTACTACGATAACGGCGAATACAAATTGATTGAACGCAATAAAAAAGCAATTTCTCTTAAACAATTAAAAGAGAAAAATGGTGTATTAAAGAAAAATAGCGGAGCGAGCTTAATCGATTTAGGTGATGGCATCCTTTGTTTAGAATTCCATTCGAAGAGCAATGCAATCGGTATGGATATTACGCAAATGATTAATTACGCTGTTGATGAAGTTGAGAAGAACTATAAAGGTCTTGTTATTGGGAACCAATCGAAGAACTTCTGCGTTGGGGCGAACTTAGCAATGATCTTAATGGAAGCACAAGATGACAACTACTTTGAAATTGAGTGGGTTGTGAAGAGCTTCCAAGATGCAATGATGAAAATTAAGTATTGTTCGAAACCGGTCGTTGCAGCGCCATATGGCATGACGCTTGGCGGCGGTACAGAAGTTTGTTTACCAGCAGCTAGTATTCAAGCTTCTAGTGAAACGTACATGGGATTAGTAGAAGTTGGCGTTGGGTTAATCCCTGGCGGTGGCGGTAATAAAGAACTATACATTAAACATTTAAATAAAATGGCAAACGGTGTAGAGTTTGACCTACAAAAAGTTGCGAATAAAGTGTTTGAATCAGTTGCAATGGCAAAAGTATCTACATCAGCACAAGAAGCAGTTTCTCGTAACTTCTTAGGCGATAAAGATGGTATTAGTGTGAATGGTGATCACTTACTATATGATGCAAAACAAAAAGCTCTTGCTTTATATGAAGCGGGTTATAAAGCACCGATTCGTAAAAAGATACCGGTTGTTGGTGAGACAGGATATGCAACGCTTTTACTTGGAGCAGAAGCAATGCACTTATCTGGTTATATTTCCGAGTATGATCTGCACATTGCGAAAAAGCTCGCATATGTCATTGCTGGCGGAAAAGTACCGTACGGAACAGAAGTTGATGAGCAGTATTTATTAGATGTAGAACGTGAAGCATTTATTAGCTTAGTAAGTGAGATGAAGTCACAAGCAAGAATGCAGCACATGCTTGTAAAAGGAAAGCCATTACGTAACTAA
- a CDS encoding YuzL family protein — protein MARLKKDPSKAGVSAASVTGNAGPVDRGIEKGRQGNNQQYKKHNMGEK, from the coding sequence ATGGCAAGACTTAAGAAAGATCCATCAAAAGCAGGCGTTAGTGCAGCAAGTGTAACAGGAAATGCAGGTCCAGTTGATCGCGGTATTGAAAAAGGCCGCCAAGGTAACAATCAACAATACAAAAAGCATAACATGGGTGAAAAATAA
- a CDS encoding D-alanyl-D-alanine carboxypeptidase family protein — protein MKRTIVMIVMIATLFTSMIFCSYAKRQKDVRANQPAITGKYAVTIDADTGEILYGKREQERSYPASVAKMMTTLLLLENVKKDEEITVTENAIKTESQSKKIKLRAGEKLKRDEALKLMLIISADPISESIAEHIAGSKEAFIKMMNARAKELGTKHATFKNASGADAIGNKVSPYDIAIITKEALKYPIVLDYMNTTQTTLHTSQRAPKIANHGREELYDDPYAIGSKSGLSALGKYTAVTVDEKNGKRVINVVFYSSRTQLYPDAKKMSHYAFQQLK, from the coding sequence ATGAAACGAACAATAGTCATGATTGTGATGATTGCTACACTTTTTACAAGTATGATCTTCTGCTCTTATGCAAAAAGGCAAAAAGACGTAAGAGCTAATCAGCCTGCCATCACAGGAAAATACGCCGTTACAATCGATGCTGATACTGGTGAAATTCTATATGGAAAACGGGAACAAGAACGTTCTTATCCAGCTAGCGTAGCAAAAATGATGACGACTCTTCTTTTACTAGAGAATGTGAAAAAAGATGAAGAAATTACAGTCACAGAAAACGCGATAAAAACGGAAAGTCAAAGTAAAAAAATTAAACTTCGCGCTGGTGAAAAATTAAAAAGAGATGAAGCATTAAAACTCATGCTGATCATCAGTGCCGATCCGATCTCTGAATCCATTGCAGAACATATTGCGGGGTCAAAAGAAGCGTTTATAAAAATGATGAATGCGAGGGCAAAAGAACTCGGAACAAAACATGCAACTTTTAAAAACGCGAGCGGAGCTGATGCAATAGGTAATAAGGTATCACCTTATGACATCGCCATCATTACGAAAGAAGCATTAAAGTATCCGATTGTGCTAGATTATATGAACACAACACAAACAACATTACATACTTCACAGCGCGCCCCCAAAATTGCAAACCATGGCCGCGAGGAACTTTACGATGATCCATATGCAATTGGAAGTAAAAGCGGTTTATCTGCTTTAGGGAAATACACGGCCGTCACAGTCGATGAAAAGAACGGCAAGCGTGTTATTAACGTTGTATTTTATTCTAGTCGTACTCAGCTGTATCCTGATGCAAAAAAGATGTCACATTATGCATTTCAGCAATTAAAATAA
- a CDS encoding proline dehydrogenase family protein, with product MEQLMRNSFLFLSKNKVLTKLAKKYGLRFGAGRFVAGETIDLAAAAIKQLNQQGLCVTIDYLGEFVDNEAEANEMASQSIEAIRAIGREKLDSQLSLKMTSMGLDISDEIVMNNMRRILEAAKENGVFVTIDMEDYTRCGKTIEIFKQLKSEYDNIGTVIQAYLYRTEKDIEDLNAYSPNLRLVKGAYKEPEEVAFPDKKDVDDNYKKIIKMHLLNGNYTAIASHDEAIIEYTKKLAEEHNISRDQFEFQMLYGIRTERQLELVKEGYKMRVYVPYGNDWYGYFMRRLAERPANVAFVLKGMIKK from the coding sequence ATGGAACAATTAATGCGAAATTCGTTTCTTTTCTTGTCAAAAAATAAAGTGCTAACAAAACTGGCTAAGAAATACGGTTTACGCTTTGGTGCAGGGCGCTTTGTCGCGGGGGAGACAATTGATTTAGCTGCTGCAGCTATTAAACAATTAAATCAGCAAGGACTTTGTGTGACAATCGATTATTTAGGTGAGTTCGTTGATAATGAAGCAGAAGCCAATGAAATGGCAAGCCAATCGATTGAAGCAATTCGCGCAATTGGACGCGAAAAACTTGATTCACAGCTTTCTTTAAAAATGACTTCTATGGGGTTAGACATCTCAGATGAAATCGTAATGAATAATATGCGCCGCATTTTAGAGGCTGCAAAAGAAAACGGTGTGTTTGTTACGATTGATATGGAAGATTATACGCGATGCGGAAAAACAATTGAGATCTTTAAGCAATTAAAATCTGAATACGATAATATCGGTACTGTTATTCAAGCTTACCTGTATCGTACAGAAAAAGATATTGAGGATCTAAATGCATATAGTCCGAATTTGCGTCTTGTAAAAGGTGCTTATAAAGAACCAGAAGAAGTTGCGTTCCCGGACAAGAAAGATGTAGATGACAATTATAAAAAAATTATTAAAATGCACTTATTAAATGGAAATTATACTGCTATTGCTTCACATGATGAGGCAATTATTGAATATACGAAGAAACTTGCCGAAGAACATAATATTTCACGTGATCAATTTGAATTCCAAATGCTATACGGCATTCGTACAGAGCGTCAGCTTGAGCTTGTAAAAGAAGGCTATAAAATGCGTGTTTACGTACCGTATGGAAACGACTGGTACGGCTATTTCATGCGTCGCCTAGCGGAACGTCCAGCAAACGTTGCGTTCGTTTTAAAAGGAATGATTAAAAAATAA
- a CDS encoding YusU family protein: MSDKFNEQFDGLLEKYTELLLGESSEERKEQVQKWALYSYIAKTMPALVKHWNETYPDAKEEMVQLIADIKKLNEEHRNHK; encoded by the coding sequence ATGAGTGACAAATTTAATGAGCAGTTTGATGGCTTGCTTGAAAAGTATACAGAATTATTGCTAGGGGAAAGCAGTGAAGAGAGAAAAGAGCAGGTACAAAAGTGGGCACTGTACTCTTATATCGCGAAAACGATGCCAGCTTTAGTAAAGCATTGGAATGAGACGTATCCGGACGCGAAGGAAGAGATGGTACAATTAATTGCTGATATTAAGAAGTTAAATGAAGAACACCGTAACCATAAATAA
- a CDS encoding MTH1187 family thiamine-binding protein, translating into MAIVDVSIIPVGTGNPSVSEYVAEVQKVLEKNADRVKYQLTPMNTVIEGDLPVLLEVIQQMHEVPYTKGAKRVATTIRIDDRRDKESTMEKKLNSVRSKL; encoded by the coding sequence ATGGCAATTGTTGATGTATCGATTATTCCAGTTGGGACAGGGAATCCAAGCGTAAGTGAATATGTAGCAGAAGTACAAAAAGTGCTAGAGAAAAATGCAGATCGCGTGAAGTATCAATTAACACCGATGAATACAGTAATTGAAGGAGATCTTCCTGTATTACTTGAAGTAATTCAACAAATGCATGAGGTACCATATACAAAAGGTGCGAAGCGTGTAGCGACAACAATTCGTATTGATGATCGTCGCGATAAAGAAAGCACAATGGAGAAAAAATTAAACTCTGTTCGATCAAAATTATAG
- a CDS encoding adhesin: protein MKKLLLILLAIPLLFGTTACDLLQKDPKPVEKPDPKPKPDPAPAPTPTPIPPPNPTPPPNPTPPPNPTPPPASVDTAQVMQKLVNSINSVGNSNGIIVSNIKLYTETTQIATYNGIFNTKFGLGVSIYKATGGIAAVAIAGSGTSKEQIDAFYSTIKTVIRSIDPALSEQDMNTILEQLGSKNYFQTKQFSTRAINGTLTVTENNGSLMFKAIHN, encoded by the coding sequence TTGAAAAAGTTACTTCTCATTTTATTAGCCATTCCCCTCTTATTTGGAACAACAGCTTGTGACTTATTGCAGAAGGATCCAAAACCAGTAGAAAAACCTGATCCAAAGCCGAAACCCGATCCAGCACCAGCTCCAACACCAACTCCGATTCCACCACCTAATCCAACTCCACCACCTAATCCAACTCCGCCACCTAATCCAACTCCGCCACCCGCTTCAGTAGATACGGCTCAAGTTATGCAAAAACTGGTAAATTCAATTAACTCAGTTGGAAATTCAAATGGCATTATCGTAAGCAATATTAAACTCTATACTGAAACAACACAAATCGCAACATATAACGGAATCTTTAATACTAAATTTGGATTAGGCGTTTCCATTTATAAAGCAACTGGCGGTATCGCTGCTGTTGCTATCGCTGGATCCGGTACATCTAAAGAACAAATTGACGCCTTTTATTCCACAATAAAGACTGTTATTCGTTCTATTGACCCAGCTCTAAGTGAACAAGACATGAACACTATTCTAGAACAACTCGGTTCGAAAAACTATTTTCAAACAAAGCAATTCTCAACTCGAGCAATTAACGGTACATTAACTGTTACTGAAAACAATGGCTCACTCATGTTCAAAGCTATTCATAATTAA